The proteins below are encoded in one region of Hordeum vulgare subsp. vulgare chromosome 3H, MorexV3_pseudomolecules_assembly, whole genome shotgun sequence:
- the LOC123441205 gene encoding GDSL esterase/lipase At5g45910-like codes for MERTSGPSWCILLCVAAAWMVAEAAPLPRYYNAIFSFGDSLSDTGNFVIINSGKLPNMPKFPPPYARCSNGRLVIDFLAEALGVPLLPPSANKGTNFSQGANFAVMGATALDLKYFKDNNVWSIPPFNTSMNCQLEWFHEVKETICSSPQECKDFFTKALFVFGELGGNDYSFAAKADWSTDKVKTKMVPKVVESIISGIEALLDEGARHVLVPSNLPVGCFPIMLTLFPFEDRSEYDPRTGCIKKFNGVALYHNARLRVALDQLQRRRPDSRIIYADFYTPYIQFARTPYLYGYKRGALRACCGGGGPYNYNMSASCGLPGATVCDDPDAHVSWDGIHLTEAPYRFIANTWLKGPYAHPPLASVVREDMAY; via the exons ATGGAGAGGACGAGCGGTCCATCGTGGTGCATCCTCTTGTGTGTGGCCGCCGCTTGGATGGTAGCGGAGGCGGCTCCGTTGCCGCGGTACTACAACGCCATTTTCAGCTTCGGCGACTCCTTATCCGACACGGGCAACTTCGTCATCATCAACTCCGGCAAGCTTCCCAACATGCCCAAGTTCCCGCCGCCGTACGCCCGCTGCTCCAACGGCCGTCTCGTCATCGACTTCCTCG CCGAGGCGTTGGGAGTgccgctgctgccgccgtcggcgAACAAGGGCACCAACTTCAGCCAGGGCGCCAACTTCGCGGTGATGGGCGCCACCGCGCTGGACCTCAAGTACTTCAAGGACAACAACGTGTGGAGCATCCCGCCGTTCAACACTTCCATGAACTGCCAGCTCGAGTGGTTCCACGAGGTCAAGGAGACCATCTGCTCCTCCCCGCAAG AGTGCAAGGATTTTTTCACGAAGGCGCTTTTCGTGTTTGGTGAGTTGGGCGGCAACGACTACAGCTTCGCTGCGAAGGCAGATTGGAGCACGGACAAGGTGAAGACGAAGATGGTGCCCAAGGTGGTGGAGTCCATCATCAGCGGCATCGAAGCTCTACTCGACGAGGGCGCCCGACACGTGCTTGTGCCGAGCAACCTCCCTGTCGGATgctttcccatcatgctcaccctGTTTCCGTTCGAGGACCGCAGCGAGTACGACCCACGCACCGGCTGCATCAAGAAGTTCAATGGCGTTGCCCTCTACCACAACGCCAGGCTCCGCGTCGCTCTCGACCAGCTCCAACGCCGCCGCCCGGATTCCCGCATCATCTACGCCGACTTCTACACCCCCTACATCCAATTCGCCCGCACACCTTACCTCTACG GGTACAAGAGGGGAGCCCTGAGGGCGTGCTGCGGAGGCGGTGGCCCATACAACTACAACATGAGTGCCTCGTGCGGGCTGCCCGGTGCCACGGTGTGCGACGACCCCGATGCGCACGTCAGCTGGGATGGCATCCACCTCACCGAGGCACCCTACCGCTTCATCGCTAACACATGGCTCAAGGGCCCCTACGCGCACCCGCCCCTCGCCAGCGTCGTCCGGGAAGATATGGCCTATTAA